Proteins encoded within one genomic window of Mesobacillus subterraneus:
- a CDS encoding CAP domain-containing protein yields the protein MRTIFRILVFASFFLLIGLYMGFNKEDTEELVIEQKTAPKEDESLDKDIDEKNISEGIDQPAQGVGSLLGKDIDSLKAALGEPSRVDLSAYGFHWWIYNNDLDQYIQAGVLNGKVVTAFGIGASVNIQPFKTGQPIEEIFSMNVIEPDVTFEYNGSSYKFELSEQDMNTRPIIKMGEYFVQLYIDKFTSTVSSIRYMDKETIIKQRPYEMVYRGTLLEPTVLSEGDWVRIEAGLEKQILDITNAIRLRHELPTLEWDEKTAEVAYAHSKDMAIEDYFSHESEKFGDLSERLNTAEILYQVAGENIAANYTDGPAVVEGWLNSETHREALLNEEFSHLGVGVYQMHYTQNFLKMWEQQQ from the coding sequence CTGCGAACTATTTTTAGGATTTTAGTTTTTGCCAGCTTTTTTTTACTGATTGGTTTATACATGGGATTTAATAAGGAAGATACTGAGGAACTGGTAATTGAACAGAAGACCGCCCCTAAAGAGGATGAATCCCTCGATAAGGATATCGATGAGAAAAATATTAGTGAGGGCATTGACCAGCCTGCACAGGGAGTTGGTTCCTTGTTAGGTAAGGATATTGATTCTCTTAAGGCTGCATTAGGTGAACCATCCAGGGTTGACCTATCAGCATATGGCTTCCATTGGTGGATTTATAACAATGACCTTGACCAATATATCCAGGCTGGTGTATTGAACGGAAAGGTTGTGACCGCTTTCGGGATTGGCGCTTCAGTAAATATTCAACCTTTTAAAACTGGACAGCCAATCGAAGAAATCTTTTCAATGAACGTGATTGAGCCTGATGTTACGTTTGAGTATAATGGAAGCTCATACAAATTTGAGCTTTCTGAGCAGGATATGAACACACGACCCATTATAAAAATGGGTGAATATTTTGTTCAGCTTTATATTGATAAATTCACTAGTACTGTCTCAAGCATCAGGTATATGGACAAAGAAACGATCATCAAACAGCGTCCGTATGAAATGGTGTACAGGGGAACTCTGTTAGAACCGACTGTATTATCTGAGGGAGATTGGGTCAGAATTGAAGCAGGTCTAGAAAAACAGATCCTGGACATTACTAACGCAATCAGATTAAGACATGAACTGCCAACGCTGGAGTGGGATGAAAAAACGGCAGAAGTCGCATATGCCCATAGCAAGGATATGGCAATTGAAGATTATTTTTCGCATGAGTCGGAAAAGTTCGGAGATTTATCGGAGAGGCTAAATACAGCGGAGATTTTGTATCAGGTGGCTGGGGAAAATATCGCAGCTAATTATACAGATGGACCAGCAGTTGTCGAGGGATGGCTGAATAGTGAAACCCATCGTGAGGCATTATTGAATGAAGAGTTTTCGCATCTTGGAGTTGGTGTGTATCAGATGCATTATACCCAGAACTTCTTGAAAATGTGGGAGCAACAACAGTAA
- a CDS encoding YugN family protein → MKFENTGIENLKADLNRLDEVMLEHVLVREGQWDYERVTYDKKIVVKEGTFYLRVQGYVHEGDVGAHKAIIQLMTPLLGKHYYPHGVEYGEGEQFPKAIVSQCEKLLNDVKAEAEKFAL, encoded by the coding sequence ATGAAATTCGAAAATACAGGTATTGAAAACTTGAAGGCCGACTTGAACCGTCTTGATGAGGTTATGTTAGAGCACGTCCTAGTCCGTGAGGGTCAATGGGACTATGAGCGAGTAACTTATGACAAAAAGATTGTGGTTAAAGAAGGGACATTTTATTTACGTGTCCAGGGCTATGTTCATGAAGGTGACGTCGGAGCACACAAAGCGATCATTCAGTTGATGACTCCATTGCTGGGCAAACATTATTATCCGCATGGCGTTGAATATGGTGAAGGTGAGCAATTCCCTAAAGCAATTGTCAGCCAGTGCGAAAAGTTATTAAACGATGTGAAAGCAGAAGCAGAGAAATTTGCACTTTAA
- a CDS encoding YlbG family protein, protein MIGQRQGIIVWLYSLKQAKMLRRFGNVHFVSKKLKYAVIYCNLDEAEALMEKISSYSFVKKVEPSYKPFLKMEFENSSPDKAKEYDYKMGI, encoded by the coding sequence ATGATAGGACAGAGACAGGGAATCATCGTCTGGCTGTATTCATTAAAGCAAGCCAAGATGCTCAGAAGATTTGGAAATGTTCATTTTGTCTCGAAGAAATTGAAATATGCAGTCATATACTGTAATCTCGATGAGGCAGAAGCACTGATGGAAAAAATCAGTTCATATTCGTTTGTTAAAAAGGTGGAACCTTCCTATAAACCATTTTTAAAGATGGAATTCGAAAACTCTTCCCCTGATAAAGCAAAAGAATATGATTACAAGATGGGGATATAG
- a CDS encoding YlbF family regulator, with protein sequence MRFGGEPALLAVTSERVLLLEEAEQLVSMILESDIAEYYRECLYNVKNNPETQRKVREFVDLKERYEEVQRFGKYHPDYKEVMGKIRIVKRELDMDEVIAEFKKAENDLQSLLDEVSVIIGRSVSESVKVPTGNPFFESSCGGGCGSGGSCGCSA encoded by the coding sequence ATGAGGTTCGGAGGTGAGCCAGCATTGCTTGCTGTTACGTCAGAAAGAGTATTATTGTTGGAAGAAGCTGAACAGTTAGTCAGCATGATTTTAGAATCTGATATTGCCGAGTATTATCGGGAATGTTTATATAATGTTAAAAATAATCCTGAGACACAAAGGAAGGTTCGTGAATTTGTGGACTTGAAGGAACGATATGAAGAGGTTCAGCGTTTCGGAAAGTACCATCCTGACTACAAGGAAGTCATGGGGAAAATTAGGATTGTCAAAAGAGAGCTGGACATGGATGAGGTTATTGCCGAATTCAAAAAGGCAGAAAATGACTTACAGAGCCTGCTTGATGAGGTTAGTGTGATCATCGGCAGATCCGTCTCAGAGAGCGTAAAGGTTCCTACCGGAAATCCATTCTTCGAAAGCTCTTGCGGAGGCGGTTGCGGAAGCGGAGGAAGCTGTGGGTGCTCTGCCTAG
- a CDS encoding PaaI family thioesterase, with translation MEKELQQLLDECISLSGEHELEDLKTVLSGMKNKFSGKNSTYIDGLLHMDRRLDHETCEIDIPITNVLDNTLGIVHGGFTATILDTAMGTLANKLLPEGYAAVTSQINIHYLAPGIGDNLHCKATLIHKGRSTVVLEANVFRSDGRKIAHSSGSFFVVKKQHK, from the coding sequence GTGGAAAAAGAATTGCAGCAGCTTTTAGACGAATGCATCTCGTTATCAGGAGAGCATGAACTTGAGGACCTGAAAACGGTACTTTCAGGAATGAAAAATAAATTTAGCGGAAAAAACAGCACGTATATTGACGGCCTCCTGCATATGGATAGAAGACTCGATCATGAGACTTGTGAAATTGATATTCCGATTACAAATGTACTCGATAATACCCTTGGCATAGTGCATGGCGGTTTTACTGCCACAATACTCGACACGGCTATGGGAACACTTGCGAATAAGCTGCTGCCAGAAGGTTACGCGGCTGTCACGTCACAGATTAACATCCATTATCTTGCGCCAGGGATCGGCGACAACCTTCATTGTAAAGCCACGCTGATCCATAAAGGAAGAAGTACTGTTGTCCTTGAAGCGAATGTATTCAGGTCAGACGGCAGAAAGATCGCTCACTCTTCCGGAAGTTTCTTTGTTGTCAAAAAACAGCATAAATAA
- a CDS encoding CBS domain-containing protein: protein MRKIRDIMTSDVETCTLLDNVFEVAVKMKEWNVGSIPIVDNGKLVGMITDRDIVIRGIAEKHPPSSKVETVMSGHLVTATPGMSTKDATRLMAEHQIRRLPIVEGDKLVGIVALGDFAVNEMTDEQAQHALSEISEPGSRMQ, encoded by the coding sequence GTGCGTAAAATCCGTGATATCATGACTAGCGATGTGGAAACATGTACTTTATTGGATAATGTATTTGAAGTAGCAGTCAAAATGAAAGAATGGAATGTTGGATCAATCCCTATCGTTGACAATGGTAAGCTCGTAGGTATGATCACTGACCGGGATATTGTCATTAGAGGGATAGCAGAAAAACATCCACCGTCTTCTAAGGTTGAAACGGTAATGAGTGGCCACCTGGTTACAGCGACACCGGGTATGTCCACTAAAGATGCAACCAGGCTTATGGCAGAACATCAAATAAGAAGGCTGCCCATAGTTGAAGGGGATAAATTAGTAGGAATCGTAGCGCTTGGGGACTTTGCTGTAAATGAAATGACAGACGAACAAGCACAACATGCTCTATCAGAAATCTCAGAACCTGGAAGCCGCATGCAATAG
- a CDS encoding stalk domain-containing protein: MKSWKKNLTSQEIAAFISFSSKQGHLNGNSLDGYLSSIKGMKSDFFSMNSQNRSGISPLLFKDARSVIVNEDEKEELAAVIKGDQYLFPLVPTMNALGYKTTIGPDSSTLEISSANNTYYFNVKNKTFIHGGQTFGLLESPFQNLNGDLYIEKHWINAIFKVRVSESEESITLGL, from the coding sequence TTGAAGAGTTGGAAAAAAAATTTGACTTCACAAGAAATAGCTGCCTTTATCAGCTTCTCTTCCAAACAAGGTCACCTTAATGGCAACTCGCTTGATGGGTATTTGTCTTCAATCAAAGGGATGAAATCGGACTTCTTTTCGATGAACAGCCAAAATAGGTCAGGGATTTCCCCATTACTTTTTAAAGACGCAAGAAGCGTAATAGTGAATGAAGATGAAAAAGAAGAACTAGCAGCTGTCATTAAAGGAGATCAATACCTGTTTCCTTTAGTGCCTACTATGAATGCTTTAGGCTATAAAACTACAATAGGACCTGATTCATCAACACTGGAAATTTCATCTGCAAACAATACTTATTACTTTAACGTAAAGAATAAAACATTCATTCATGGAGGCCAAACCTTTGGGCTTCTTGAGAGCCCATTCCAGAACCTGAATGGGGATTTGTATATAGAAAAGCATTGGATCAATGCAATTTTTAAAGTGCGGGTTTCGGAAAGTGAGGAATCGATCACTCTTGGTTTATAG
- the rsmD gene encoding 16S rRNA (guanine(966)-N(2))-methyltransferase RsmD, translating to MRVVSGDLKGRVLKAVPGTSTRPTTDKVKEALFNMIGPYFTEGLGLDLFSGSGGLGIEALSRGLDKVIFVDREGKAIHVINENLKSCGLEEKAEVYRNDAVRALKAIQKRDLTFDYIFLDPPYKKQQLVKLLETINKESLVHHDGLIVCEHASDITLPEKVGGLVQTRNEKYGIIGITLYKVDAVDEEEV from the coding sequence ATGAGAGTTGTATCAGGTGATTTAAAGGGCCGTGTTTTGAAAGCGGTACCCGGAACTTCCACAAGACCTACCACTGATAAAGTGAAGGAAGCACTGTTCAATATGATTGGCCCTTATTTTACAGAAGGACTGGGCTTGGATTTATTCTCTGGAAGCGGTGGTCTTGGGATCGAAGCTCTTAGCAGAGGTCTGGATAAAGTCATTTTTGTCGATCGAGAAGGCAAGGCGATACATGTCATTAATGAAAACCTAAAGTCATGCGGGTTGGAAGAAAAGGCAGAAGTATACCGAAATGACGCTGTCAGGGCGTTGAAAGCAATTCAAAAAAGAGACTTAACTTTCGATTATATATTCCTGGACCCGCCCTATAAAAAACAACAGCTGGTCAAGCTGTTGGAAACGATCAATAAGGAGAGCCTTGTTCATCATGATGGTCTGATTGTCTGTGAGCATGCTTCTGATATCACTCTGCCAGAAAAGGTTGGAGGACTAGTACAGACAAGAAACGAAAAATATGGAATTATAGGAATTACTCTTTATAAAGTTGATGCAGTTGATGAGGAGGAAGTATAA
- the ctaG gene encoding cytochrome c oxidase assembly factor CtaG: MLTLDIFGFRALWSPVFFLVMAALLVVYYLIVFKYYHRFKQGVPATRKQAIYFTSAIIVLYSVKGSPVDLMAHITFYMHMIQMAVLYLVVPPLLIFGLPDWLWRSFLSLPVVDPLFRFFTKPLIALIMFNGIFSIYHIPLIFDFVKTDMWLHAGYTSILFILAMFMWWPLVNKLEEYQTLSGVKKMGYIFADGVLITPACALIIFADTPMYATFSDPNAWGEALKLCVPPTMLSNLNLSGPETFSSISLLHDQQLGGVIMKVIQEIVYGIFLGYAFFQWFRNEEDHQAEQDAINLASAPQPIK; encoded by the coding sequence ATGCTTACTCTAGATATATTTGGATTCAGAGCACTATGGAGTCCAGTATTTTTCCTGGTAATGGCAGCTTTATTAGTTGTTTATTATCTAATTGTTTTCAAATATTATCATCGTTTCAAGCAAGGTGTTCCAGCAACACGAAAGCAGGCTATTTATTTTACGTCTGCTATCATTGTGCTGTATAGCGTTAAAGGCTCGCCTGTGGATCTGATGGCTCATATAACCTTTTATATGCATATGATTCAAATGGCAGTACTTTACCTTGTCGTACCTCCTTTATTGATTTTTGGCTTGCCTGATTGGCTTTGGAGATCGTTTTTATCACTTCCGGTAGTCGATCCATTGTTTCGCTTTTTTACGAAGCCGCTAATTGCCTTGATCATGTTTAATGGAATATTCTCTATTTACCATATACCACTGATTTTTGACTTTGTAAAAACGGATATGTGGCTGCATGCAGGTTACACATCGATCCTATTTATTCTCGCGATGTTCATGTGGTGGCCTCTAGTCAATAAGTTGGAAGAGTATCAGACATTATCCGGTGTTAAAAAGATGGGGTATATCTTTGCTGACGGTGTACTAATCACACCTGCTTGCGCTTTAATCATTTTTGCTGATACACCCATGTACGCTACTTTTTCCGACCCGAATGCATGGGGAGAAGCTTTGAAATTATGTGTACCGCCAACGATGCTATCGAACCTGAATCTAAGCGGTCCTGAAACCTTCAGTTCTATTTCACTTCTGCATGATCAGCAGCTAGGAGGAGTAATCATGAAGGTCATTCAGGAAATCGTCTATGGCATCTTCCTTGGATATGCGTTCTTCCAATGGTTTAGAAATGAAGAGGATCATCAGGCTGAACAAGATGCGATCAATCTTGCGAGCGCTCCACAGCCAATTAAGTAA
- a CDS encoding YlbE-like family protein, whose translation MRKDVMEQLRNNKELIEFVRAQPHWYRKLSRDPRDIYSAQIAALHHFEKTIPHKVQKFSNNVQMASMMMHMFSSMNSQS comes from the coding sequence ATGCGTAAAGATGTCATGGAGCAATTACGAAATAATAAAGAGTTGATAGAGTTCGTCCGAGCCCAGCCACACTGGTACAGGAAACTGAGCAGGGACCCAAGGGACATTTATTCTGCGCAGATCGCCGCGTTGCACCATTTTGAAAAAACGATCCCGCATAAGGTTCAAAAGTTCTCCAACAATGTCCAGATGGCATCGATGATGATGCATATGTTCTCAAGCATGAATTCGCAATCATGA
- the ytvI gene encoding sporulation integral membrane protein YtvI, with product MSGIFTKRTIMIALITIAITTILYIILPVSIPLIAALITALFLEPAVVYFQKKFKIGRRLAVLAIFLLFVLLIVISGYFLTTTAVTEAIDLIDNTPVYINEITNAWYKAENRFVEAANDLPREVVTEISNRAEDFLNKLKNDMIAFINIDNLKALLTYIPNFLISFLVYLIALFLFLLELPSLRQGVYSHLTERTADKVHFMTSRLSYVVFGFLKAQFLVSVIIFIVALIGLLFITPEYAIVMAAIIWLIDFIPLIGSIVILAPWSIFHLATGNIALGSQLAVLAVILLIIRRTVEPKVMGSHIGLSPLSTLIAMYLGLKLFGFMGFVIGPLLLIGFNSAKEAGIIKLKFKI from the coding sequence TTGTCCGGTATTTTTACTAAACGTACAATCATGATTGCATTAATCACCATCGCCATCACAACAATTCTTTACATTATCCTTCCGGTTTCCATCCCGTTGATTGCTGCTTTGATTACCGCCCTTTTTCTCGAGCCTGCAGTGGTTTACTTCCAGAAAAAATTTAAGATTGGGCGGCGCCTGGCAGTATTGGCAATTTTCCTCCTGTTTGTATTGCTCATAGTTATTTCAGGGTATTTCCTGACTACAACAGCAGTCACCGAGGCAATTGACTTGATTGATAATACTCCAGTCTATATAAATGAAATTACGAATGCATGGTATAAGGCGGAAAATAGGTTTGTGGAAGCAGCCAATGACCTACCCAGGGAAGTTGTAACCGAAATCAGCAACCGGGCAGAGGACTTTCTCAATAAACTTAAGAATGACATGATTGCATTTATCAATATAGATAATTTGAAGGCATTGCTGACCTACATCCCGAATTTTCTGATCAGCTTCCTTGTCTATTTGATTGCCCTGTTTCTTTTCTTGCTTGAGCTCCCATCCTTGAGGCAAGGTGTATACAGCCATTTAACTGAGAGAACAGCAGATAAAGTACATTTCATGACATCCCGCCTGTCTTATGTTGTGTTTGGATTTTTGAAAGCACAATTTTTGGTGAGTGTCATTATTTTTATCGTAGCCCTGATTGGGTTGCTTTTCATTACTCCGGAGTATGCAATTGTTATGGCGGCGATCATCTGGCTGATTGATTTTATCCCGCTGATAGGTTCAATTGTCATATTGGCTCCCTGGTCAATCTTCCATCTGGCAACAGGTAATATAGCCCTAGGAAGCCAGCTGGCCGTCCTGGCGGTTATTTTGCTGATTATCAGGCGTACGGTCGAGCCTAAGGTAATGGGCAGCCATATAGGCCTGTCTCCACTATCTACACTGATTGCCATGTATCTTGGACTGAAGCTATTCGGCTTCATGGGATTTGTCATCGGACCATTGCTCTTGATTGGATTCAATTCAGCCAAAGAAGCTGGCATAATTAAATTGAAATTCAAAATTTAA
- a CDS encoding DUF7147 family protein: MIQRFIELGEGYSDLYELIETARANEHRLMHLMAIHTKINEKDVTSLVVVLKPTHPGKFQALYVSREGIPNPHMLKNKRYDMFVELASELDKTIIEFDAKPSTMFAEKELYYQHLIGILRLNHYIPPLQ, encoded by the coding sequence TTGATTCAACGTTTTATCGAGCTTGGAGAAGGATATTCAGATCTTTACGAATTGATAGAAACCGCCAGGGCAAATGAGCATCGATTGATGCACTTGATGGCAATCCATACAAAAATAAATGAAAAGGATGTAACTTCCCTTGTCGTTGTGCTAAAGCCGACACACCCCGGGAAATTTCAGGCGTTATATGTTAGCAGGGAGGGTATTCCAAACCCTCATATGCTTAAGAACAAACGATACGACATGTTTGTTGAATTAGCTTCCGAACTAGACAAAACGATCATAGAGTTTGATGCGAAACCATCAACAATGTTCGCCGAGAAAGAATTGTACTATCAGCACCTTATTGGAATTTTAAGGCTGAACCACTATATTCCGCCTCTACAATAG
- a CDS encoding DUF420 domain-containing protein gives MSNLPILPTISTTFIVLSAITVAIGWAQIKQRKIEKHRKTMTLAGIFAIIFFVIYASRTIFIGNTSFGGPDDIKIYYTIFLIFHITLATIGAVLGIISLYTGYKNRLERHRKLGPVTSVVWFFTGITGVAVYLLLYVFYKGGETTSVIKVILGT, from the coding sequence ATGTCTAACTTACCGATCCTGCCGACAATCAGCACTACATTTATTGTGTTAAGTGCGATCACTGTGGCAATTGGCTGGGCCCAAATAAAACAAAGAAAGATTGAAAAACATCGCAAGACTATGACACTGGCTGGTATATTCGCCATCATATTCTTTGTGATTTATGCATCAAGGACGATTTTCATTGGAAATACATCATTTGGTGGACCTGATGATATCAAGATTTACTATACGATATTCTTAATTTTTCATATCACACTTGCTACTATTGGTGCTGTCCTTGGAATTATCTCGCTATACACAGGATATAAGAACAGATTAGAGCGTCATCGTAAACTTGGTCCTGTCACCAGTGTAGTCTGGTTCTTTACAGGTATCACGGGAGTTGCCGTTTACCTGCTTCTATACGTATTCTATAAAGGCGGAGAAACAACTTCAGTCATCAAGGTCATACTTGGAACATAG
- a CDS encoding YlbD family protein, producing MVKKKLHPSVEKFKDFVKAHPELVQEVRKGNTTWQEMYEDWYLLGEDDPKWNNKSNHEKDEESEEKKTDWIGTIMGAVKNMDPEQVQGQIHNISQALGAIQGVLSQFQGSKGGQQTPNSSGPAHPFSFRQD from the coding sequence ATGGTCAAAAAGAAACTCCATCCCTCTGTTGAAAAGTTCAAGGATTTCGTGAAAGCTCACCCAGAGCTCGTGCAGGAAGTCAGAAAGGGAAACACAACCTGGCAGGAGATGTACGAAGATTGGTACTTGCTTGGTGAGGATGACCCCAAATGGAATAACAAGAGCAATCATGAAAAGGACGAAGAAAGTGAAGAAAAGAAAACCGATTGGATTGGGACAATCATGGGTGCTGTTAAAAATATGGATCCCGAACAGGTTCAAGGACAAATCCATAACATAAGCCAGGCACTCGGGGCAATCCAGGGAGTCCTTTCACAATTCCAGGGAAGTAAAGGGGGACAACAGACACCTAATAGTTCAGGTCCTGCACATCCTTTCTCCTTCAGACAGGATTAG
- a CDS encoding GNAT family N-acetyltransferase, with translation MDIKVLSEEHYLDSMNLSMYAFQYKVPESDVPKRLETLKKHRLLGIFEGEELASKLHILSLNVKLGQKDWKMGGIAGVATYPEHRRKVHVNALMKHALKDMDHSGNIVSFLHPFQIDFYRRFGWEIISDNRKITIEKIDLKPVDRQPGTIKRHTEKNHSLDIERVYEEYAAMHSAMLARDSEWWRTTIYGEQTAAVYYDSKNEALGYILYEIKDNVMKVEEYVSLTHEARKALWNFICQHDSMADRVEVLLSVHDPFPYFLKEPKLKTEIYPYFMGRIVNAEKALASYPFNTTTDDKKVFLHLEDAVAPWNTGTYIIGQEGVKFHPVKEESTCVSAPKRGLHLNINSLTAMLFGYKRTLELFELELLKGDISEVAELEHAMPAFKPFFYDFF, from the coding sequence TTGGATATTAAAGTTTTGTCAGAAGAACATTATCTGGATTCAATGAATCTATCAATGTACGCGTTTCAGTATAAAGTGCCTGAAAGTGATGTTCCTAAAAGGTTGGAGACCCTTAAGAAACATCGGCTGCTAGGGATCTTTGAAGGAGAAGAGCTTGCTTCCAAATTGCATATTCTATCTTTGAATGTGAAGCTGGGGCAAAAGGATTGGAAAATGGGAGGTATAGCTGGAGTCGCTACATATCCTGAGCACAGACGAAAAGTCCATGTGAATGCCTTAATGAAACATGCACTAAAGGATATGGATCACAGTGGGAATATTGTTTCTTTCCTTCATCCATTCCAGATCGATTTCTATAGAAGGTTTGGCTGGGAGATTATTTCAGACAATAGGAAGATCACTATTGAAAAAATAGATTTAAAACCTGTAGATAGACAACCAGGAACCATTAAAAGACATACAGAGAAGAATCACTCATTGGATATTGAAAGAGTCTATGAGGAATATGCAGCCATGCATAGCGCGATGTTAGCAAGAGATTCGGAATGGTGGCGCACTACTATATACGGTGAACAAACAGCTGCAGTTTATTATGATTCTAAAAATGAAGCCTTAGGCTACATTTTATACGAGATTAAAGATAATGTTATGAAGGTTGAGGAATACGTTTCTCTAACCCATGAAGCGAGGAAAGCACTGTGGAATTTCATCTGCCAGCATGATTCAATGGCAGATCGAGTGGAAGTACTGTTATCAGTCCATGATCCATTCCCATATTTTTTAAAGGAGCCTAAGCTCAAAACGGAAATTTATCCATATTTCATGGGCAGAATTGTGAATGCTGAAAAAGCATTAGCCAGCTATCCCTTCAACACCACTACTGATGATAAAAAGGTGTTTCTTCATTTGGAGGATGCTGTTGCCCCGTGGAATACAGGGACATATATAATTGGGCAGGAAGGGGTCAAATTTCATCCTGTGAAAGAGGAAAGTACCTGTGTATCTGCTCCAAAGCGCGGACTGCATTTGAACATCAACAGTTTAACGGCCATGTTATTCGGCTATAAACGTACTCTTGAATTATTCGAGCTAGAACTGCTAAAGGGAGACATCAGTGAAGTCGCGGAGCTGGAGCATGCAATGCCAGCATTTAAGCCATTCTTTTATGATTTCTTTTAA